A region of Paenibacillus sp. JNUCC-31 DNA encodes the following proteins:
- the queG gene encoding tRNA epoxyqueuosine(34) reductase QueG — MTSVQTGAAQAAAVWEKLKQEIKAAAPGLGIDDIGFASAEPFVTLKSILEQHRAKGYESGFEEPDIEKRVRPELKDGEPASLIAIAVAYPSKMVNPPKSEPGAYRGILARSAWGQDYHQVLRAAMDKLVHFIRERVPEAMIESMVDTGALVDRAVSQRAGIGFSAKNCAIISPKFGSWIFLGELVTNIPFQPDTPVTEDCGECTKCIDACPTGALVGPGQLNAQRCISFVTQTKGFVDEEFMLKIGNRLYGCDTCQIVCPKNRGKNWDHHPEFHPDPEIVKPLLLPLLDIGNREFKERFGQSSAAWRGKKPIQRNAVIALGNFKDKTAVPKLTEVLKRDPRPELRGTAAWALSRIGGEDAMRAIGEAAANEQDGNVLSMLQKAKERLSASMTLPDKTKAKQVSHVKLEEQKEQKEQNKQNNPLDMQLSIQKTEDAPEQESGQTTKSAKPEAAAWKPSAVTGLHGTPVYYDEVLTPIGTLTLCATDKGLCHIDFGAFHVREAHLQQWARTWIGEYRYERNEEKLSEAAKQVQAYFAGERKGFDLKLDLFGTPFQLQVWQVLSDISYGEASSHQQVAEVIGRPKAVRAVLDAISKNPIPIIIPCHRISGKDGTLVGYVGGLQTKEQLLTLEQQS, encoded by the coding sequence ATGACAAGCGTACAGACCGGGGCAGCACAGGCAGCCGCTGTATGGGAGAAGTTAAAACAGGAGATTAAGGCTGCTGCCCCAGGACTGGGCATTGATGATATTGGATTTGCTTCGGCAGAACCGTTTGTGACATTGAAATCCATACTGGAACAGCATCGGGCTAAAGGCTATGAGTCCGGATTTGAGGAGCCTGATATTGAGAAAAGGGTACGTCCTGAACTGAAAGATGGCGAGCCCGCTTCGCTCATTGCCATTGCCGTGGCTTATCCGTCGAAGATGGTCAATCCGCCGAAGTCGGAGCCAGGCGCATATCGCGGTATTCTGGCCCGTTCCGCCTGGGGGCAGGATTATCATCAGGTCCTGCGGGCAGCAATGGACAAGCTGGTTCATTTTATACGTGAGCGCGTACCTGAAGCCATGATCGAAAGTATGGTAGACACCGGGGCGTTGGTAGATCGTGCAGTCTCTCAGCGTGCAGGGATTGGTTTCAGCGCCAAGAACTGTGCCATTATATCGCCCAAATTCGGTTCATGGATCTTTCTCGGTGAACTGGTCACGAATATTCCGTTTCAGCCGGATACACCGGTGACGGAGGATTGTGGTGAATGTACGAAGTGTATTGATGCCTGTCCAACAGGAGCATTGGTGGGACCTGGACAGCTGAATGCACAGCGCTGTATTTCATTTGTGACCCAGACGAAAGGGTTCGTGGATGAAGAGTTTATGCTGAAAATTGGTAACCGTCTGTACGGTTGCGATACTTGTCAGATCGTCTGTCCGAAGAATCGTGGCAAGAACTGGGATCATCATCCCGAGTTTCATCCCGATCCGGAGATTGTGAAGCCTTTGCTGTTACCGCTGCTGGACATTGGCAACCGTGAATTCAAAGAGCGTTTCGGCCAAAGCTCCGCCGCCTGGCGGGGCAAGAAGCCGATTCAGCGCAACGCCGTGATTGCCCTGGGCAATTTCAAAGACAAAACCGCTGTACCGAAACTAACCGAGGTACTGAAGCGAGATCCGCGTCCTGAGCTGCGGGGAACCGCAGCCTGGGCGCTGAGCAGAATTGGAGGAGAAGACGCAATGAGAGCGATTGGGGAAGCTGCCGCTAACGAACAAGATGGGAACGTGCTAAGCATGCTGCAGAAGGCCAAGGAACGACTGAGTGCGTCCATGACCTTACCCGATAAGACGAAGGCAAAGCAAGTAAGCCATGTTAAGCTTGAGGAACAGAAGGAGCAGAAGGAACAAAACAAGCAGAACAACCCGTTGGACATGCAACTGTCGATTCAGAAAACGGAAGATGCACCCGAACAGGAAAGCGGGCAAACTACAAAGTCAGCCAAACCGGAAGCGGCAGCATGGAAACCTTCGGCCGTAACGGGCCTGCATGGTACGCCGGTCTATTACGATGAGGTGCTGACACCAATTGGTACGCTTACGCTCTGTGCTACGGATAAAGGCCTGTGTCACATCGATTTTGGGGCTTTCCACGTGCGTGAAGCGCATCTGCAACAATGGGCCCGTACCTGGATTGGCGAGTATCGATATGAGAGAAATGAAGAGAAGCTTAGTGAAGCTGCAAAGCAGGTACAAGCGTATTTTGCTGGAGAACGAAAAGGGTTTGATCTGAAGCTCGATTTGTTTGGAACACCGTTTCAGCTACAGGTATGGCAAGTCCTGTCCGATATATCTTATGGAGAGGCCTCATCACACCAACAGGTTGCGGAAGTCATCGGGAGACCCAAAGCGGTTCGTGCCGTTCTGGATGCGATTAGCAAAAATCCGATTCCGATCATTATTCCCTGTCACCGCATCAGCGGCAAGGACGGAACCCTGGTGGGTTATGTAGGCGGTCTGCAAACCAAAGAGCAATTGCTCACATTGGAGCAGCAATCGTAA
- a CDS encoding HD domain-containing phosphohydrolase, translating into MKYVNVESVEAGELLGKTVYSGNGTVLLSAGVQLTVFMVNTLKRIGVTMLYIQDEAYKDVDTEDILDEATKKAVINEMSVTLDSIRSGKDWSPKKVAISIDKLLNDVLNGRELLVQLTDIRTKDNAQYVHAMNVCLLSSVIGLNLGLNYVQLKDLAIGALLHDIGKVGESSGSGSAANSSLHHTWRGFELIKSKREFNLLVAHTSLQHHEHVDGTGLPRGIKGKDIHLFAKIVSAANTYDNLINGLSGRSMLPHEACEEMMAMSGTRLDRDILIEFNRSVSVYPNGTAVRLSTKETGVIVRQHRGLPGRPVIRVARGSTRYDLDVIEVDLAQQTTVFIESVLA; encoded by the coding sequence ATGAAGTATGTTAACGTGGAGAGCGTGGAAGCGGGGGAGCTTCTGGGCAAAACAGTATATTCCGGTAACGGTACAGTATTGCTGTCTGCCGGAGTCCAACTCACCGTATTTATGGTTAATACGCTGAAGCGTATTGGCGTTACCATGCTGTACATCCAGGATGAAGCGTATAAAGATGTGGATACAGAAGACATTCTGGATGAAGCCACGAAAAAGGCAGTAATTAATGAAATGAGTGTCACGCTTGACTCTATCCGTTCCGGGAAGGATTGGAGCCCGAAAAAGGTTGCAATCAGCATAGACAAACTGCTGAACGATGTCCTGAATGGACGTGAACTGCTAGTTCAGCTCACCGATATTCGGACCAAGGATAACGCACAGTATGTTCATGCCATGAATGTATGCCTGCTGTCGTCTGTCATAGGCCTGAATCTGGGGCTGAATTATGTGCAGCTTAAGGATCTCGCTATTGGAGCCTTGCTGCATGATATCGGCAAAGTGGGCGAGTCATCCGGCAGCGGTTCGGCAGCAAATTCTTCCTTGCACCACACGTGGAGGGGATTTGAGCTGATCAAATCCAAACGGGAGTTCAATCTGCTCGTGGCACATACGTCTCTGCAGCATCATGAGCATGTGGATGGCACAGGGCTGCCAAGAGGCATTAAGGGAAAAGACATTCATCTGTTTGCCAAAATCGTCAGTGCAGCTAACACGTATGATAATCTGATTAACGGTTTGTCGGGTCGCAGCATGCTGCCACACGAAGCATGTGAAGAGATGATGGCCATGTCCGGCACGAGGCTGGACCGTGATATTCTGATTGAATTTAACCGAAGTGTGTCCGTTTATCCGAATGGAACAGCTGTTCGATTGTCTACCAAAGAGACTGGAGTTATTGTACGTCAGCATCGGGGGTTGCCCGGCAGGCCGGTCATTCGGGTTGCTCGTGGCAGTACACGTTATGATCTGGATGTGATAGAAGTGGATCTGGCTCAGCAAACAACCGTTTTCATAGAATCAGTGCTTGCGTAG
- a CDS encoding YneF family protein yields MDIVIPIITLIVGLVGGFFIGVYYLRKQLEKMQSDPDMLQKMAKQMGYNLNGKQMQRAQQMMKNQQPGAKMPQPGQHPARKNSGRRK; encoded by the coding sequence ATGGATATTGTAATACCGATTATTACATTGATCGTAGGTCTGGTCGGGGGATTTTTCATCGGGGTGTACTACTTGCGTAAACAACTCGAGAAAATGCAAAGTGATCCCGACATGCTCCAGAAGATGGCGAAGCAAATGGGTTATAACCTGAACGGCAAGCAAATGCAGCGCGCCCAGCAGATGATGAAGAACCAGCAGCCTGGCGCGAAGATGCCTCAGCCTGGGCAACATCCTGCGCGTAAAAACTCGGGCCGCCGAAAATAA
- the folE gene encoding GTP cyclohydrolase I FolE: protein MAGVKDYLNSKVSDNREKIEYHVEQILKLIGEDSTREGLLETPARVTRMYEEIFGGYEVDPRDVLGVTFDENHEELVIVKDIVYYSQCEHHMAPFFGKVHIGYVPSGKIVGLSKMARLVEAVTRRLQVQERITSQIADILTEAVEPNGVMVVVEGEHLCMCSRGVKKPGSKTVTSAVRGSFRDNPAQRAEFLSLVKD, encoded by the coding sequence GTGGCTGGCGTTAAAGATTATTTGAATTCAAAAGTATCCGACAATCGGGAGAAGATCGAGTACCATGTGGAACAGATCCTCAAACTGATCGGAGAAGATAGTACACGGGAAGGGCTGCTTGAAACGCCTGCACGTGTGACCCGGATGTACGAAGAGATTTTTGGCGGATATGAAGTGGACCCGCGTGATGTACTGGGAGTTACTTTTGACGAGAATCATGAAGAACTGGTCATTGTGAAGGACATTGTCTATTACAGCCAATGTGAACACCATATGGCACCTTTCTTTGGCAAGGTGCACATTGGATATGTACCGAGTGGCAAGATTGTGGGATTGAGCAAAATGGCCCGTCTGGTTGAAGCGGTTACCCGCCGCCTGCAGGTTCAGGAGCGTATTACCTCACAGATTGCCGATATTCTGACTGAAGCGGTAGAGCCGAACGGTGTCATGGTTGTTGTGGAAGGTGAGCACTTGTGCATGTGTTCCCGCGGCGTGAAGAAACCTGGCAGCAAGACGGTAACGTCGGCTGTACGTGGTTCTTTCCGTGACAATCCGGCACAGCGTGCCGAGTTCCTGTCGCTCGTGAAAGATTAA
- a CDS encoding lipoate--protein ligase family protein, with protein MPLHPSLRLQIWETPLLRHGSSVLEAFAWEEVMCRRVGEGQLPVAHIWRHPDAFVAGLRDRRLPHAVEAMERIRDMGTAVCVRPSGGAAVPLNPGVVNVSLILPNPGRAINIHDDFREMASLIAESLTPWSSQAQTGEIQGAFCPGDYDVSVGGLKFCGIAQRRQAKAYIITAFIIVEGQGDQLAADVRKFYQDAAGDASEGYPDVRPGTMASLQELAGVPSAAAYTASLVRTLRQRYPLAETNRVLTVEQEAVRLTAEQMKLRYD; from the coding sequence ATGCCGCTTCACCCGTCCTTGCGTCTACAGATTTGGGAGACACCATTGCTGCGCCACGGAAGCAGCGTTCTTGAAGCATTTGCCTGGGAAGAAGTGATGTGCCGCCGAGTGGGGGAGGGGCAGTTACCTGTTGCTCATATTTGGCGGCATCCAGATGCCTTTGTAGCGGGGCTGCGGGATCGGAGGCTGCCACATGCCGTAGAAGCCATGGAACGCATTAGAGACATGGGAACGGCGGTCTGTGTTCGTCCATCCGGTGGTGCAGCAGTTCCGCTGAATCCAGGGGTGGTTAACGTGTCTTTAATTTTGCCCAATCCGGGCCGTGCGATCAATATTCATGATGATTTCCGGGAGATGGCTTCACTGATCGCCGAATCGCTAACACCATGGTCGAGTCAGGCACAGACGGGTGAAATCCAAGGTGCTTTCTGTCCTGGTGATTATGATGTCAGTGTGGGAGGTCTGAAATTCTGTGGAATTGCCCAGCGCAGACAGGCCAAGGCTTATATTATTACTGCTTTTATCATCGTGGAAGGACAAGGAGACCAACTGGCAGCAGACGTTCGCAAGTTCTATCAGGACGCAGCAGGCGATGCAAGCGAAGGGTATCCCGATGTCCGGCCTGGAACGATGGCGAGTCTGCAGGAACTGGCAGGTGTCCCTTCTGCTGCGGCGTATACCGCATCGCTGGTGCGCACACTGCGGCAGCGGTATCCCCTGGCAGAGACAAACCGAGTGTTGACCGTGGAGCAGGAAGCCGTAAGACTCACAGCCGAGCAGATGAAGCTGCGCTACGATTAG
- a CDS encoding Fe-Mn family superoxide dismutase has translation MNWYGYGHLLPLRVLEEIRFWKEQEKEHTIVLRALVPELESSYVKLLEEWEATFANSERTANQLLKQLLPGTHPPAPYIIRCIEQLIAASCSQSREFIRQLYVLLEQSTAVQAVPLAKVVLLHFIRESEYFLGVLDTLKQPGVMRDLAADPSFSLDQILQTSGYPSEPNLQKFPPYESGQSNREATEDPSPTVGKLNPHPSEQAQSSAAVQSGLPTTEGSSTSSTAPVKEKPVPIGGHTLPPLPYAYNALEPHIDEMTMRIHHDKHHQSYVDGLNTAEKKLAESRKKNNFELIKHWERELAFNGAGHYLHTIFWTVMNPKGGGKPSGMLSEQIKRDFGSYEAFKNQFTEAANKVEGGGWAMLVWSPRAHRLEILQAEKHQNLSQSDIVPLLPLDVWEHAYYLKHQNERKKYIENWWNVVYWPAVAERYETARKLLWPPY, from the coding sequence ATGAATTGGTATGGATATGGGCATCTGCTGCCTCTGCGGGTACTCGAAGAGATCCGTTTCTGGAAAGAGCAGGAGAAGGAGCATACGATCGTTTTGCGAGCACTGGTTCCTGAGCTTGAGTCCTCTTATGTCAAGCTGCTTGAAGAATGGGAGGCTACCTTTGCAAATAGTGAGCGAACGGCAAATCAACTGCTGAAGCAGCTCCTGCCAGGAACTCACCCTCCAGCCCCCTACATCATCCGCTGCATCGAACAACTGATCGCCGCCTCCTGCTCACAGTCACGGGAGTTCATTAGACAGTTGTATGTCCTGCTGGAGCAAAGTACCGCCGTGCAGGCTGTGCCACTCGCCAAAGTGGTTCTCCTGCATTTCATTCGCGAATCCGAGTATTTCCTGGGGGTGCTCGATACGCTGAAGCAGCCTGGAGTTATGCGGGATTTGGCGGCTGACCCATCTTTTTCACTGGATCAGATTCTTCAAACCTCGGGGTACCCGTCAGAACCCAATCTACAGAAGTTCCCGCCATACGAGTCTGGGCAGTCCAATCGTGAAGCAACGGAAGATCCTTCGCCTACCGTTGGAAAATTGAACCCTCATCCATCGGAGCAGGCACAATCATCTGCGGCTGTTCAGTCTGGTCTTCCAACTACAGAGGGTTCATCCACCTCTTCGACAGCGCCGGTCAAGGAGAAGCCTGTTCCCATCGGTGGACACACTCTCCCTCCCCTGCCCTATGCTTATAACGCCCTTGAGCCCCATATTGATGAGATGACGATGCGCATTCACCATGACAAGCACCATCAATCCTACGTGGACGGACTGAACACCGCAGAGAAAAAACTGGCGGAATCGCGGAAAAAGAATAACTTCGAACTCATCAAACATTGGGAACGTGAACTCGCCTTTAATGGTGCAGGCCACTACCTGCATACGATCTTCTGGACGGTCATGAATCCCAAGGGTGGAGGCAAACCCTCCGGTATGCTCTCAGAGCAGATCAAGCGGGATTTCGGCAGCTATGAAGCGTTCAAAAATCAATTCACCGAAGCTGCCAACAAAGTGGAAGGCGGTGGCTGGGCCATGCTGGTCTGGAGCCCACGGGCGCACAGATTGGAGATTCTGCAGGCGGAGAAACACCAGAACCTGTCCCAATCCGACATCGTCCCACTCTTACCACTCGATGTATGGGAGCATGCCTATTACCTGAAACACCAAAATGAACGAAAAAAATATATTGAGAACTGGTGGAATGTCGTGTACTGGCCTGCTGTGGCAGAACGTTACGAGACCGCACGCAAGCTGTTGTGGCCGCCTTACTGA
- a CDS encoding alpha/beta hydrolase — MYQTSQSEAPLQTKVSDLPSSLSPRLIRFKHIVVALLLSVVFFLLFCFIALHGYIAWVLSNPTVAPVFSNPMQAKNMKYQDITFPAADGSRTMQGWYIPADNNANKTIIFSHGYGANREETWVPMYDLAHYAHQLGFNVVMFDYGFASQVNKAVATGGKAESQQLLGAIQFAKQRGAQELVVWGFSMGAGTALQTGLITKDVDAMILDSTFLLEPDTLYHNIHNQIDLPRQPTLEIMNLLFPILNGTGLQQIPYQEVKKEDYPFPIFFIHGTEDEKAPYPIAELLAANQTNPYSDEWIVDDAHHELIFREHPKEYLRRVSTFLSHVTKTSSDDVDNTNSGES, encoded by the coding sequence ATGTATCAGACATCCCAGAGCGAAGCCCCGCTGCAAACGAAAGTGTCCGATCTGCCCTCTTCGTTATCACCGAGGCTGATCCGGTTCAAACATATTGTCGTGGCGTTATTGCTCTCCGTTGTATTTTTTCTGCTCTTTTGTTTCATTGCACTACACGGGTATATTGCCTGGGTATTATCCAATCCAACTGTGGCGCCCGTCTTCTCCAATCCCATGCAGGCCAAGAACATGAAGTATCAAGACATCACGTTCCCGGCAGCTGACGGCAGTCGAACGATGCAGGGCTGGTATATCCCAGCTGACAATAATGCGAACAAAACGATCATATTCAGCCATGGATATGGTGCGAATCGTGAGGAAACCTGGGTTCCGATGTATGATCTGGCCCATTATGCTCACCAGCTCGGATTTAATGTGGTGATGTTCGATTATGGCTTCGCCTCCCAGGTGAACAAGGCCGTCGCTACAGGAGGTAAAGCCGAGTCCCAGCAGCTGCTTGGTGCCATTCAATTTGCCAAGCAGCGCGGAGCTCAGGAACTTGTCGTATGGGGCTTCTCCATGGGTGCCGGTACGGCCCTCCAGACTGGACTTATTACCAAAGATGTGGATGCGATGATTCTGGACAGCACATTCCTGCTGGAGCCGGATACACTGTACCACAACATCCATAATCAGATTGATCTGCCGCGTCAGCCTACGCTGGAGATTATGAACCTGCTGTTCCCGATTCTGAACGGAACCGGATTGCAGCAAATTCCGTATCAGGAAGTGAAAAAAGAAGATTATCCTTTCCCGATCTTCTTCATCCATGGTACCGAGGACGAGAAAGCCCCTTACCCTATTGCGGAGCTGCTCGCTGCCAACCAGACCAATCCGTATTCCGATGAGTGGATTGTGGACGATGCGCATCATGAGCTGATCTTCCGGGAGCATCCGAAGGAATATCTGCGCCGTGTCTCCACATTCCTGAGTCATGTGACGAAGACAAGCAGCGATGATGTGGATAATACCAATAGCGGAGAATCGTGA
- a CDS encoding IclR family transcriptional regulator, with protein MEDRKLTVRAVERALDILLCFTTRSDLGLTEIASQIGLHKSTVHRLMATLEERGFVIRDAATEKYRLGIRIWELSAHMSRSDDPAILLLPAMERLRDRLGETVSLYLRDGSERIRIQAVQSDQAIRRVAPVGVRLPLSVGASSKVLMAFATEEDREDLMNGPEWPVFIDPKVYLAQMGDIREHGYATSYEEREPGAAAVSVPIMDRRGNIAAALSLSGPVSRLSQKTLHEYAPVLKEAATQMGLMLS; from the coding sequence ATGGAAGACCGCAAGTTAACCGTCCGGGCTGTAGAACGGGCGCTGGATATATTATTATGTTTTACAACCCGTAGTGATCTGGGACTCACGGAAATTGCCAGCCAGATCGGTCTGCACAAAAGTACAGTCCACCGTCTGATGGCAACTTTGGAGGAACGAGGATTCGTCATCCGTGATGCAGCAACCGAGAAGTATCGACTCGGCATACGTATATGGGAGCTGTCTGCACATATGTCTCGAAGCGATGATCCAGCCATTCTGCTCCTTCCTGCGATGGAGCGGCTAAGAGATCGGCTGGGCGAAACGGTGAGTTTGTATTTGCGTGATGGCAGTGAGCGGATTCGGATTCAAGCCGTGCAGAGTGATCAAGCGATTCGCCGTGTGGCTCCGGTGGGAGTGAGGCTGCCGCTATCCGTGGGAGCGTCCAGCAAAGTGCTGATGGCTTTTGCGACCGAAGAGGACCGTGAAGATCTGATGAATGGGCCGGAATGGCCTGTATTTATCGATCCCAAAGTGTATCTTGCACAGATGGGTGACATTCGTGAACATGGATACGCAACGAGTTATGAGGAACGTGAGCCGGGAGCAGCAGCCGTATCTGTCCCTATTATGGACCGCAGAGGTAATATCGCTGCCGCCTTGTCGTTATCCGGCCCAGTTAGCCGCCTGTCCCAGAAGACCTTGCACGAATATGCACCTGTGTTGAAGGAAGCTGCCACACAGATGGGACTTATGCTGTCCTGA
- the thiC gene encoding phosphomethylpyrimidine synthase ThiC, translated as MGQDEQDQPLEKSTGAAGRVQPFPGSRKVYIQGSRPDIAVPEREIALHDTNTPQGVEHNEPLRVYDTSGPMTDPGFHADIRAGLPALRTRWITERQDVEAYQGRMVKPEDNGLKPGGKRAGAEEYPGLRGKPLRGQAGRCVTQMHYARQGMITPEMEFAAIREGVEPEFVRQELASGRAILPSNINHPESEPMLIGRHFHVKINANIGNSAVSSSIEEEVEKMTWAVRWGSDTVMDLSTGRDIHTTREWIIRNSPVPIGTVPLYQALEKVNGEAEALTWELYRDTLIEQAEQGVDYFTIHAGVLLRYIPMTAKRMTGIVSRGGSIMAAWCLAHHQENFLYTHFEEICEIMKRYDVAFSLGDGLRPGSIYDANDEAQMAELATLGELTQVAWKHDVQVMIEGPGHVPMHKIKENVDLQMEICKEAPFYTLGPLTTDIAPGYDHITSAIGAAMIGWFGTSMLCYVTPKEHLGLPNKDDVREGVIAYKIAAHAADLAKGHPRAQRRDDALSKARFEFRWRDQFNLSLDPERALSYHDETLPAEGAKEAHFCSMCGPKFCSMRITQDIRAFAVDKGLSENEAVVAGMQEKAEEYRTRS; from the coding sequence ATGGGACAAGACGAGCAGGATCAGCCGTTGGAAAAGAGTACAGGTGCGGCCGGACGGGTTCAGCCCTTCCCGGGCAGCCGCAAAGTGTACATTCAGGGCTCACGACCGGACATTGCTGTACCGGAGCGTGAAATAGCCCTTCATGACACGAATACTCCCCAAGGGGTGGAGCATAACGAGCCGCTGCGTGTCTACGATACGAGCGGACCAATGACTGATCCCGGATTTCATGCCGATATCCGGGCAGGGTTGCCCGCGCTGCGTACCCGCTGGATTACGGAGCGTCAAGATGTTGAGGCCTACCAGGGACGAATGGTAAAACCGGAGGATAACGGATTGAAACCGGGCGGGAAGCGAGCTGGAGCCGAGGAGTATCCGGGCTTGCGTGGTAAACCGCTGCGGGGACAGGCTGGGCGCTGCGTGACCCAGATGCATTATGCAAGGCAGGGAATGATCACCCCTGAGATGGAGTTCGCCGCCATTCGTGAAGGGGTGGAGCCGGAGTTTGTGCGGCAGGAGCTGGCGAGTGGCAGGGCCATCCTGCCGTCGAACATCAATCATCCGGAGAGTGAGCCGATGCTGATCGGGCGTCATTTTCACGTGAAGATCAACGCTAACATCGGAAATTCTGCTGTATCCTCCTCCATCGAGGAAGAGGTGGAGAAGATGACATGGGCCGTGCGCTGGGGCTCGGACACGGTGATGGACCTGTCCACAGGTCGAGACATTCACACTACCCGGGAATGGATCATCCGCAATTCACCTGTGCCGATTGGCACGGTGCCGCTCTATCAAGCGCTGGAGAAGGTCAATGGCGAAGCTGAAGCACTGACCTGGGAGTTGTATCGAGACACGCTCATCGAGCAGGCAGAGCAGGGCGTGGACTATTTTACGATTCATGCCGGCGTGCTGCTGCGATATATTCCAATGACCGCCAAACGGATGACCGGCATTGTGTCACGGGGTGGGTCCATTATGGCAGCATGGTGCCTTGCGCATCATCAGGAGAATTTTTTGTATACCCACTTTGAAGAAATCTGTGAAATTATGAAAAGGTATGACGTGGCGTTCTCTCTAGGGGACGGACTGCGCCCGGGAAGCATCTACGATGCCAATGATGAAGCCCAGATGGCTGAACTGGCTACGCTTGGTGAACTCACGCAGGTTGCCTGGAAGCATGATGTGCAGGTGATGATCGAAGGTCCGGGACATGTGCCGATGCACAAGATTAAGGAGAATGTCGATCTGCAAATGGAGATCTGCAAGGAGGCGCCGTTCTATACGCTGGGACCGCTGACGACCGATATTGCACCAGGATATGACCACATTACCTCAGCGATTGGTGCAGCGATGATCGGCTGGTTCGGCACATCGATGCTCTGTTATGTTACGCCAAAAGAACATCTGGGCCTGCCCAACAAGGATGATGTACGGGAAGGGGTTATTGCCTACAAGATCGCTGCTCATGCCGCCGATCTCGCGAAAGGCCACCCGCGTGCCCAGCGTCGGGACGATGCGCTGTCCAAGGCACGGTTTGAGTTCCGCTGGCGGGATCAGTTCAACCTGTCACTGGACCCGGAACGAGCGCTGTCCTATCATGATGAGACGCTGCCAGCCGAAGGGGCCAAGGAAGCCCATTTCTGCTCCATGTGCGGGCCAAAATTTTGCAGCATGCGTATAACGCAAGATATTCGTGCCTTTGCCGTGGACAAGGGACTGTCCGAGAATGAGGCCGTGGTTGCGGGCATGCAGGAAAAGGCAGAGGAATACCGGACACGCTCCTAG
- a CDS encoding zinc ribbon domain-containing protein, with protein sequence MMNVTVCQSCGMPLTTPAQFGTEADGNATREYCIYCYKEGKFEQPDITLEGMIEMCTAILDQEGMDEESARSMLRNQLPFLKRWNTSASEQNAFSAENSNEPAHPGRLDGDNTLSAQPVRYVTLPGKRLAGVSARTTNAIEMSGKGCIQGLWNSYFASDHQPAPEAARYGCYADYTDGINGEYTILVGHEVDPEETLPEGVNSVELPPATYAVFTSRKGPMAEVVGEAWGAVWAWNNQGERTFTGDFELYDERSLDPENVQVDLYIAVRQEQ encoded by the coding sequence ATGATGAACGTCACCGTATGCCAAAGCTGCGGAATGCCGCTTACTACCCCCGCCCAATTCGGAACAGAAGCGGATGGTAATGCAACCCGCGAATACTGTATCTATTGTTACAAAGAGGGCAAGTTCGAGCAGCCCGATATTACGCTGGAGGGCATGATTGAAATGTGCACCGCCATTCTGGACCAGGAAGGTATGGACGAGGAATCCGCAAGGTCAATGCTGCGCAACCAACTCCCTTTTTTGAAAAGATGGAATACGTCTGCCTCTGAACAGAATGCATTTTCGGCAGAAAATTCAAATGAGCCTGCTCATCCCGGTCGGCTAGATGGCGATAACACTCTATCTGCCCAACCAGTGAGGTATGTCACACTGCCAGGGAAACGCCTTGCAGGTGTGTCCGCGAGAACAACCAATGCCATTGAGATGAGTGGTAAAGGCTGTATTCAGGGACTCTGGAACAGCTACTTCGCTTCAGATCATCAGCCAGCCCCTGAAGCGGCCCGTTATGGCTGTTACGCAGACTATACGGATGGTATAAATGGAGAATACACCATATTGGTGGGGCATGAGGTAGATCCGGAAGAAACATTGCCTGAGGGAGTGAATTCCGTTGAGCTGCCGCCTGCGACGTATGCAGTGTTCACCTCCAGAAAGGGACCGATGGCCGAAGTTGTAGGTGAAGCCTGGGGTGCGGTCTGGGCCTGGAACAATCAGGGGGAGCGCACGTTTACCGGCGATTTCGAATTGTATGATGAGCGGAGTCTCGATCCTGAGAACGTACAAGTAGATCTGTATATTGCTGTTCGGCAAGAACAATAA